The Congregibacter litoralis KT71 genome contains a region encoding:
- a CDS encoding ATP-binding protein, with the protein MGDVIAVHGTKVILKIDEQSSKETLFHGGKKYKGVSIREYLSIQRGFRDIICMVEGEYLDESRIETRNGKPSYVRKVEVRPIGFFDHTGFSQGIKYLPMIQDPAFLMPEERIRSIFDRKSDGEFKIGHMLKEEIAIGLPWKRLFNSHIGIFGNTGSGKSNTLAKLYSVLFDEKLQLIAGKSRFIILDFNGEYGGEQLAPAEHKTVYQLSTLINPDPEDLNARFPLAPQEFWDIETLSLLFQATTNTQRPFLNRVISGKLKYGGNRAALANYAKMKFRQSFCAGEVKPATLDLMRTVARRMNNQAVQDLLAEVTWYRNGRFHCRAFIDPDGNQYAAHIAPTVDTLDIQGLDEFDELVLRVNLQLMSDLNAGYVQFEHIQPLLKRVESSLSSIRKVIVIGDAPQPERLLTVVSLRRCNNEVKKVLPLLFAKHYYNAHKAAVDTPPDRTIHVIVDEAHNILSDQSTRESESWKDYRLEQFEEIIKEGRKFGMFVTIASQRPADISPTIISQLHNFFIHRLVNDRDLYLIDNTISTLDSLSRSLIPGLSQGCCVVTGTAFDLPMVIQVDRLPSNKQPSSEDVDLEKLWNTPANGNEDACS; encoded by the coding sequence GTGGGTGATGTCATCGCTGTTCATGGCACTAAGGTGATTCTTAAGATCGACGAACAGTCCAGTAAAGAGACGCTATTTCACGGTGGTAAAAAATACAAAGGTGTATCTATCCGCGAATATCTTTCTATCCAGCGTGGTTTTCGGGACATCATATGCATGGTTGAAGGTGAATACCTTGACGAAAGCCGAATTGAGACACGGAACGGTAAGCCGTCTTATGTGCGGAAGGTTGAGGTTAGGCCTATCGGATTCTTTGACCATACAGGCTTCTCCCAAGGGATAAAGTACTTACCGATGATTCAGGACCCTGCATTCCTGATGCCAGAGGAGCGAATCCGATCCATTTTCGACCGAAAGTCTGATGGCGAATTCAAAATCGGGCACATGCTTAAAGAGGAGATCGCAATCGGGCTTCCATGGAAACGCCTCTTTAACAGTCATATTGGCATATTTGGAAATACTGGAAGCGGTAAATCCAATACGTTAGCGAAGCTCTACTCCGTACTATTTGATGAAAAACTTCAGCTAATTGCTGGGAAGAGCCGTTTCATTATTCTCGACTTCAACGGAGAATATGGGGGCGAGCAGCTAGCCCCAGCGGAACACAAAACTGTCTATCAGCTCTCTACACTGATAAATCCTGATCCTGAAGACCTCAATGCCCGCTTCCCATTGGCACCGCAAGAGTTCTGGGATATTGAGACACTATCATTACTTTTCCAAGCGACCACCAACACGCAGCGACCATTCCTAAATCGGGTCATTTCCGGGAAACTTAAGTACGGAGGCAACCGTGCTGCATTGGCGAACTACGCAAAAATGAAGTTCCGCCAGTCATTCTGCGCAGGCGAAGTTAAACCCGCAACGCTAGATCTTATGCGGACGGTTGCTCGGCGCATGAACAACCAAGCCGTTCAGGATCTCTTGGCGGAGGTTACGTGGTACCGCAATGGTCGTTTCCATTGTAGGGCGTTCATTGACCCCGATGGAAATCAATACGCGGCACACATCGCACCGACCGTAGACACACTAGATATTCAAGGTCTCGACGAATTTGATGAGCTCGTTCTTCGTGTCAACCTGCAATTGATGTCTGACTTGAATGCAGGTTATGTCCAGTTCGAGCATATTCAGCCACTACTCAAGCGCGTTGAGTCGTCGTTATCCAGTATACGCAAAGTCATTGTGATTGGAGATGCTCCACAACCCGAAAGGTTACTAACGGTCGTTTCTCTACGCCGCTGCAACAACGAAGTCAAAAAAGTCTTACCGTTGCTATTTGCCAAGCACTACTACAACGCACACAAGGCAGCTGTAGATACTCCTCCCGACCGAACGATTCATGTCATTGTCGATGAGGCTCACAACATCCTATCTGACCAATCCACTCGAGAAAGCGAAAGTTGGAAGGATTATCGACTAGAGCAGTTCGAGGAAATCATCAAAGAGGGGCGCAAGTTTGGAATGTTTGTCACGATCGCTAGTCAGCGCCCCGCCGACATCTCCCCGACCATTATTTCCCAACTGCACAACTTCTTCATCCATCGGTTAGTGAATGACCGAGACCTATACCTGATCGACAATACGATTTCAACGCTGGATTCCCTGTCACGAAGCCTCATTCCAGGGCTTTCTCAAGGTTGCTGTGTGGTAACAGGTACGGCCTTCGATTTACCAATGGTTATACAAGTAGACCGTTTGCCCAGTAATAAGCAACCTAGCAGTGAGGACGTAGACCTTGAAAAGCTCTGGAACACACCTGCTAATGGCAATGAGGATGCCTGTAGCTAG
- a CDS encoding DUF3800 domain-containing protein, giving the protein MSEEQPNPIILNAEELRASMLLNIFAGNPLYGLDEEYAFFYDETNNIRKFWIRDDGFNEQPKNFVLGGIAHKKSEPLTGLDELVKSLHIQKSAKEIKFNQLATGSYLGVLNSRKIRTLLEWLSANGVFIHYTNFNILYWSLVDIVDSLWDEPELRQYMPYVMHIKGELFNLANADLDRLVPILKKYRFPNVQRNASFSFMTEFSDLLESVSKKPQSDISELVIYMVRKAANLPELPFIVDNEDDVLIDSFDSLFLRPLYIYPTSSHTFDNETEVQEALGNTQIGYKGRFVEYSFVDSRDCIEIQLSDGICGLLGSHFNFLEEHSVEELIEIKKNLNPVQRQTLSLLRKLIDISDTQSNGFMYRISPMDSDYKNDYFLHDRTLPDHLV; this is encoded by the coding sequence GTGAGTGAAGAGCAGCCAAATCCTATCATCCTGAATGCAGAAGAACTTAGAGCAAGCATGCTCTTAAACATCTTTGCAGGGAACCCCCTCTACGGTCTAGACGAAGAATATGCTTTCTTCTACGATGAAACCAATAACATCCGCAAGTTCTGGATCAGGGATGACGGTTTCAACGAGCAGCCGAAGAACTTTGTCTTAGGTGGAATTGCCCACAAAAAATCCGAACCGTTAACCGGGCTTGATGAGTTGGTCAAATCGCTGCACATCCAAAAGTCCGCCAAGGAAATCAAGTTCAATCAGCTTGCTACGGGTAGCTATCTCGGCGTGCTGAACTCCAGGAAAATAAGGACGCTTTTGGAGTGGCTGAGTGCCAATGGGGTGTTCATCCACTACACAAACTTCAATATTCTCTATTGGTCACTGGTTGACATTGTGGATTCGCTCTGGGATGAGCCCGAGCTGCGCCAGTACATGCCGTATGTCATGCACATCAAGGGCGAACTCTTCAACCTTGCCAATGCGGATTTAGATCGGTTGGTGCCAATTTTAAAAAAATATCGATTTCCAAATGTTCAGCGAAATGCAAGTTTTTCGTTCATGACGGAATTTTCTGACCTTCTTGAATCAGTCTCCAAGAAGCCACAATCTGACATCAGCGAACTGGTTATATACATGGTTCGCAAAGCGGCAAACCTTCCAGAGTTACCCTTCATTGTGGACAACGAAGATGACGTGCTCATTGATAGCTTCGACAGTCTATTCCTGCGACCCTTGTACATTTACCCAACAAGCTCTCATACCTTTGACAACGAAACCGAGGTTCAGGAGGCGCTGGGGAACACTCAGATTGGATACAAGGGAAGGTTCGTAGAATATTCCTTCGTGGACTCCCGAGATTGCATAGAGATTCAATTGTCGGATGGCATCTGTGGATTGCTGGGTAGCCACTTCAATTTCTTGGAGGAGCATTCTGTTGAGGAGCTGATTGAGATTAAGAAAAACCTCAACCCTGTCCAACGCCAGACTCTCTCCTTGCTCCGCAAACTTATAGACATCTCCGACACTCAAAGCAATGGATTCATGTACCGAATCTCTCCGATGGATAGTGACTATAAGAATGACTACTTCTTGCATGACCGTACTTTGCCCGACCATCTGGTTTAA
- the radC gene encoding RadC family protein: MTQLSFSSFDSSLLVRDAQGRYLPASVDQILGAARQVIDQKIQRGMSFTSPALVKEYLCAKLAGFEHEVFAVLFLDSQHRLIEYTEMFRGTIDSASVYPREVVKEALRLNAAAVIFSHNHPSGNPEPSRADEAITKRLKEALALVDVRTLDHVIVAGSDTTSFAERGLI; encoded by the coding sequence ATGACACAACTGTCCTTTTCCTCGTTCGATTCCTCTCTGCTGGTCCGTGACGCGCAAGGGCGCTACCTGCCGGCGTCGGTAGATCAGATTCTTGGCGCCGCGCGTCAGGTCATCGACCAGAAAATACAGCGGGGTATGTCCTTCACCTCACCGGCACTCGTCAAAGAGTACCTGTGTGCCAAGCTGGCTGGTTTCGAGCACGAAGTCTTCGCAGTACTGTTCCTCGACTCGCAGCATCGCTTGATCGAATACACCGAGATGTTCAGGGGCACCATCGACAGTGCTTCGGTGTATCCACGCGAGGTGGTCAAGGAAGCCCTGAGGCTCAATGCGGCGGCGGTGATCTTCTCGCACAATCATCCCAGCGGAAATCCCGAGCCGAGCCGCGCCGATGAGGCCATCACTAAGCGGCTCAAAGAGGCGCTGGCACTGGTGGACGTGCGCACGCTGGATCATGTCATTGTCGCCGGTAGTGACACTACGTCGTTTGCAGAGCGTGGCCTGATCTGA